In a genomic window of Pedobacter sp. KBS0701:
- a CDS encoding RagB/SusD family nutrient uptake outer membrane protein codes for MKKLYILLVLGSLISTSGCKKFLDVNTNPNAPQSVEANLYLSPMLHWMASAPQFDGIYIGRYTQNLASTATQDLWERHGNNQGGTAPDQGGQIWRTTYFDFGQNLIDMTSKAESQQRWDLLGVAQILKAWGWLTATDANGEIIIREAFDPNKTSFKYDSQEFAYQETLRLIDAAIANLNRTDGAVNEGYLGKTDFIYRGKRASWIKFAYGFKAIVLNHYSNKTSLYKPDDVIAAVDASFAGNVDDALIPYAGTANDDANFLSATRNNIGTLRQTKFILSLMDGTVFTSVVDPRMSRMLAPSPDGAYRGLEPTSGVGALTATQQPLNLWGYASQAAANASATTPARYLFARKNKFPIITYSQLQFIKAEAAYKKGDKATALAAYKNAVSTHFDFVNARNTDDGQTPTQISATEKSTYLASPLITPVNPNDLTLSQIMCQKYIAQWAWGHLEQWTDLRRYHYTDKDPVTANQVFIGFTIPTVLFPDNQTKVVQRMRPRFNSEYVWNREGLNAIGGLATDYQTKEMWITTPQ; via the coding sequence ATGAAAAAATTATATATACTATTAGTATTAGGGAGTCTTATTTCCACAAGTGGGTGTAAGAAATTCTTAGATGTAAATACAAATCCAAATGCACCACAATCAGTAGAGGCTAATTTGTATTTATCACCAATGCTGCATTGGATGGCTTCAGCGCCGCAGTTTGATGGAATTTATATTGGTCGTTATACGCAGAACCTGGCTTCTACAGCTACTCAGGATCTTTGGGAAAGGCATGGCAACAATCAGGGTGGCACTGCTCCCGATCAAGGCGGCCAGATATGGAGAACCACATATTTCGATTTTGGGCAAAATTTAATCGACATGACGAGTAAAGCCGAAAGCCAGCAACGCTGGGATTTGCTGGGTGTGGCGCAAATTCTGAAAGCATGGGGATGGCTTACTGCCACAGATGCCAATGGCGAAATTATTATCAGGGAAGCGTTTGATCCGAATAAAACTTCTTTCAAATACGATTCGCAAGAATTTGCTTATCAAGAAACATTGAGGTTAATCGACGCTGCCATTGCCAATTTAAACAGAACTGATGGAGCCGTAAATGAGGGTTATTTAGGTAAGACCGATTTTATTTATAGAGGAAAACGTGCTTCATGGATTAAATTCGCGTATGGTTTCAAAGCAATTGTTTTAAATCATTACTCTAACAAAACATCACTTTATAAACCAGACGATGTTATTGCTGCAGTTGATGCCTCATTTGCCGGAAATGTTGATGATGCTTTAATCCCGTATGCAGGAACAGCTAATGACGATGCTAACTTTTTATCTGCAACAAGAAATAACATAGGTACCCTTAGGCAAACCAAATTCATCCTGTCGTTAATGGATGGTACTGTCTTTACAAGCGTTGTTGACCCAAGGATGAGCAGGATGCTGGCGCCATCTCCTGATGGTGCGTACAGAGGTTTGGAGCCAACTTCAGGCGTTGGCGCATTAACTGCAACCCAACAACCGCTAAACCTTTGGGGTTATGCTTCTCAGGCAGCAGCCAATGCTTCAGCAACTACTCCGGCAAGGTATTTATTTGCACGTAAAAATAAATTTCCGATTATTACTTATTCTCAATTGCAGTTTATCAAAGCTGAAGCGGCTTATAAAAAAGGAGATAAAGCAACGGCTTTAGCGGCGTATAAAAATGCTGTTTCAACTCATTTCGACTTTGTAAATGCACGAAATACTGATGACGGGCAAACACCAACGCAAATAAGTGCAACAGAAAAGAGCACGTACCTTGCTTCGCCGCTTATTACGCCTGTAAATCCAAACGATTTAACCCTTTCACAGATTATGTGTCAGAAATATATTGCACAATGGGCCTGGGGGCATTTGGAACAATGGACAGATTTAAGAAGATACCACTATACAGATAAGGATCCTGTAACCGCAAATCAGGTTTTTATAGGATTTACTATTCCTACAGTGCTTTTTCCGGATAACCAGACTAAAGTAGTTCAGCGAATGCGCCCGCGTTTTAATTCAGAATATGTTTGGAATAGGGAAGGGCTTAATGCCATTGGTGGTCTGGCAACCGATTATCAGACTAAAGAAATGTGGATAACAACGCCTCAATAA
- a CDS encoding DUF4397 domain-containing protein, with protein MKRKYIILAVLLLSTIIYSCEKNAVQEISVPVSGAQLKYFNFALNAPVVNFYAGGTKVTAASSTTGVESGTTGVAFPTVYPSTNAYSILAPGTYDFMAQRPSTAAADPNLVIASLNKQVAEGKNYSIYLSGLYNITTKKTDVFVVDDVLPAIDTSGAYVRFVHASYNANPFDLVLKNTTSLVETTVATNVAYKSASNFAKVPQGVYDLILRYTGTATNIVIRTAVNVTKSNTYSFSLRGDITLPYTGTAVNRPFIDNTPNR; from the coding sequence ATGAAAAGAAAATATATCATATTAGCAGTACTACTGCTATCAACTATAATTTATTCTTGTGAGAAAAATGCTGTTCAAGAAATCTCAGTGCCCGTAAGTGGTGCTCAATTGAAGTATTTTAATTTTGCACTTAATGCGCCCGTGGTAAACTTTTATGCCGGAGGTACAAAAGTTACAGCTGCGAGTTCTACAACAGGCGTAGAAAGCGGAACTACAGGCGTAGCATTTCCAACAGTTTATCCCTCAACAAATGCATACTCAATTCTTGCTCCGGGTACTTACGATTTTATGGCACAACGCCCCAGCACTGCTGCGGCAGATCCTAACCTGGTTATTGCAAGCCTAAACAAACAAGTAGCAGAGGGTAAAAATTATTCGATTTATTTATCGGGCCTGTATAACATCACCACTAAAAAAACAGATGTTTTTGTGGTTGATGATGTGTTGCCTGCTATCGATACATCGGGTGCCTATGTGCGTTTTGTTCATGCCTCTTACAATGCAAATCCCTTTGATCTGGTATTGAAAAATACAACAAGTTTGGTTGAAACAACTGTTGCAACCAATGTTGCTTATAAAAGTGCTTCAAATTTTGCTAAAGTTCCACAGGGTGTTTACGATTTAATATTGAGGTACACGGGTACAGCAACTAATATTGTAATTAGAACTGCCGTAAATGTTACGAAATCCAATACCTATAGTTTTAGCTTAAGAGGGGATATCACATTGCCTTACACAGGTACGGCAGTTAACCGGCCATTTATTGATAATACACCAAATAGATAA
- a CDS encoding porin family protein produces the protein MKKIIFSIVFLTLGWATSKAQTFNLGVKAGVNLAKLNADFASEENRLGYQIGAWARIGGASFYVQPEAYIGSKGNKFISIQQDNGNEVSAEGKVKFTTLDVPVLFGTKFGAKNLNFRLMAGPVISFILDENSTFSSAYQQATDFSNYKNQALGAQFGAGVDVGSISVDLRYEAGLSNISKSEKYSQKPNLFQLSLGFKIL, from the coding sequence ATGAAAAAGATTATCTTCTCTATTGTCTTCCTAACCCTGGGTTGGGCAACATCAAAGGCACAAACGTTTAACCTGGGGGTTAAAGCAGGTGTGAATTTAGCCAAATTAAATGCAGATTTTGCAAGCGAAGAAAACCGTTTAGGCTATCAAATCGGTGCCTGGGCACGTATTGGCGGTGCCAGCTTTTATGTACAGCCTGAAGCTTACATTGGCAGTAAAGGCAACAAATTTATAAGCATCCAACAGGACAACGGCAACGAAGTATCTGCTGAAGGAAAAGTAAAATTTACCACTTTGGATGTTCCTGTTTTATTTGGAACAAAATTCGGCGCCAAAAACTTAAACTTCCGTCTAATGGCCGGTCCGGTAATTTCATTTATCCTGGATGAAAATTCGACTTTTAGCTCAGCTTACCAACAGGCAACAGATTTTAGCAACTACAAAAACCAGGCATTGGGCGCACAGTTTGGTGCAGGTGTAGATGTAGGCAGCATTTCGGTTGATTTACGTTATGAAGCCGGTTTATCGAATATCAGTAAAAGTGAAAAATACAGCCAGAAACCTAACCTTTTCCAACTGAGTTTAGGATTTAAGATTTTGTAA
- a CDS encoding S41 family peptidase, whose protein sequence is MKKLKYGLLAAGFGLAALSFSFKEDLFLVSKNLDIFASLYKEININYVDDTNAPQLMKTGIDAMLDSLDPYTEYVPESEIEDYKLKYVSTQYGGIGASTVFIDGKLFINDISEGYPANKSDLKAGDQVVSINGIAVKGKDRQEISQLLRGPKGTPVDLLVVRDGKEITKKLVRDEIKQPNVSYSGMVGDGIGYIKLDKFLENSGQEVKDALLAIQKENPKGVVLDLRNNGGGILQEAVKIVNLFVNKDQLIVTQKGKNVEKTIAYKTLNAPISTSVPLVVLVNGNSASASEIVAGSLQDLDRAIVIGQRSYGKGLVQQTFNLPYNSLVKVTVAKYYTPSGRCIQKLDYAHKNAEGVAERFADSTMVMYQTKAGRNVYSGNGVYPDIVVDAAKLSPITISMLNKSLFFNYANQYRKEKPVLASAKTFQLSDADYASFASGLADKDLTYQSRTERLLSDLRVEAEKENKSAEVKTDLENLKYKLTSSKKTDLVNHKAEIKRVLETQIVSRYFYEKGRIEQSFQYDKELATAKNLFANQTQVLAILKGDGNYKVIGKPTKATASID, encoded by the coding sequence ATGAAGAAACTAAAATATGGTCTTTTAGCAGCAGGTTTTGGGCTAGCTGCTTTATCTTTTTCATTTAAAGAAGATTTGTTCCTGGTATCTAAAAACCTAGATATTTTTGCCTCGCTGTATAAAGAAATCAACATCAACTACGTAGATGATACCAATGCCCCTCAATTGATGAAAACGGGTATTGATGCCATGTTAGATAGTTTAGATCCATATACCGAGTATGTTCCCGAATCGGAAATTGAAGATTACAAGTTAAAATATGTAAGTACACAGTACGGCGGTATTGGTGCCAGCACTGTTTTTATTGACGGAAAACTATTTATTAACGACATCAGTGAGGGGTATCCGGCAAATAAAAGCGACCTTAAAGCAGGAGATCAGGTGGTAAGCATAAACGGAATCGCAGTAAAGGGTAAAGATCGTCAGGAAATTAGTCAGTTGCTGCGTGGTCCTAAAGGCACACCGGTAGATTTGCTGGTCGTTAGAGATGGTAAGGAAATTACTAAAAAACTTGTGCGTGATGAAATAAAACAGCCTAACGTTTCTTATTCTGGAATGGTCGGAGATGGAATCGGTTATATCAAGCTCGATAAATTTCTGGAAAATTCCGGACAGGAGGTTAAAGATGCCCTGTTGGCTATTCAAAAAGAAAATCCAAAAGGTGTAGTTTTAGATTTGAGAAACAATGGTGGAGGTATTTTGCAGGAAGCGGTTAAAATTGTGAACCTCTTTGTGAATAAGGATCAGCTTATTGTAACCCAAAAAGGTAAAAATGTAGAGAAAACCATTGCCTATAAAACGCTTAATGCACCAATTTCTACTTCGGTTCCTTTGGTTGTATTGGTAAATGGAAATTCGGCTTCAGCTTCAGAAATTGTTGCAGGTTCTTTGCAGGATCTGGACCGTGCTATTGTGATCGGTCAGCGCAGCTACGGCAAGGGCTTGGTTCAACAGACTTTTAATTTGCCCTATAATAGTTTAGTTAAGGTAACTGTTGCTAAATATTATACGCCATCGGGCAGATGTATCCAAAAACTGGATTATGCCCATAAAAATGCAGAAGGGGTGGCCGAACGTTTTGCCGATTCTACCATGGTAATGTACCAGACTAAAGCAGGTAGAAATGTATACAGCGGTAACGGTGTTTACCCCGATATTGTGGTGGATGCAGCCAAATTAAGCCCGATTACGATTTCTATGCTCAATAAAAGCCTTTTCTTTAATTATGCAAATCAGTACAGGAAAGAAAAACCAGTATTAGCCTCAGCAAAAACCTTTCAGCTTTCAGATGCAGATTACGCCTCTTTTGCAAGCGGCCTTGCTGATAAAGATTTAACCTACCAAAGCCGTACAGAAAGATTATTATCCGATCTGCGCGTGGAGGCAGAGAAAGAAAATAAATCTGCTGAAGTAAAAACCGATCTCGAAAACCTTAAATATAAACTTACTTCTTCTAAAAAAACTGACCTGGTTAACCATAAGGCAGAAATTAAAAGAGTTTTAGAAACACAGATTGTGAGCCGTTATTTTTACGAAAAAGGAAGGATTGAACAGAGCTTTCAATACGATAAAGAACTTGCTACAGCTAAAAACCTTTTCGCCAATCAAACACAGGTTTTAGCCATTTTAAAAGGCGATGGAAACTATAAGGTAATTGGAAAACCAACCAAAGCCACTGCTTCCATAGACTAA
- a CDS encoding alpha-L-fucosidase: protein MKKLTLICLVLLTALQLKAQDYTPTASNLKQRAWFSDARFGLFIHWGPFSIPGSGEWVMNERKLNVHNYTNLKDFFNPVEFNAEKWVSMAKNAGMKYITLITRHHDGFSMWDTKYSDFNIMNTPYKKDIVKMMADECHKQGIQLYLYYSLLDWRREDYPHETGRTGQNSGRTGKGDYASYLQFMKNQLTELLTNYGEIGGIWFDGHWDQTEPEGSKDRTSRIDWKYNEIYGLIHKIQPQCMIGNNHHLSPFAGEDFQMFERDLPGENKSGLSFQKASDKLPLETCETISNSWGYNLSDTYYKSNKELVNMLVKAASLGSNLLLNIGPMPSGKIQPEFQDRLAGLGNWLKIYGESIYGTKAGFIKPQAWGSITQSDRKVYIHIVDGKTSTLNLENVPLKKIKKAYLLKDNSAVNYTFKTSKLTITTTLNASEPDQVIVLEIG, encoded by the coding sequence ATGAAGAAACTAACCCTAATATGCCTTGTGCTATTAACTGCCTTACAGTTAAAGGCACAGGATTATACACCTACGGCTTCTAATTTAAAACAAAGAGCATGGTTTAGTGATGCCCGGTTTGGTTTATTTATCCACTGGGGACCTTTTAGTATACCGGGAAGCGGCGAATGGGTAATGAACGAACGAAAGCTGAATGTTCATAATTATACCAATCTTAAAGATTTTTTTAATCCGGTTGAGTTTAATGCCGAAAAATGGGTGAGCATGGCAAAGAATGCCGGAATGAAGTACATCACACTAATTACCAGGCACCATGATGGCTTCAGCATGTGGGATACTAAATATTCTGATTTCAACATCATGAATACGCCCTATAAAAAAGATATTGTAAAAATGATGGCTGATGAATGCCATAAGCAGGGCATACAGTTATACTTATATTACTCATTGCTGGATTGGCGCAGGGAAGATTATCCACATGAAACTGGCCGTACCGGGCAGAATTCAGGCAGAACCGGCAAAGGTGATTATGCCAGTTATTTGCAGTTTATGAAAAATCAATTGACCGAGCTGTTGACCAATTATGGCGAAATAGGAGGGATCTGGTTTGATGGGCATTGGGATCAAACCGAACCAGAAGGATCAAAAGACAGGACCTCGCGGATTGATTGGAAATACAACGAGATTTATGGTTTAATTCACAAAATTCAGCCACAGTGTATGATTGGTAACAACCACCATCTTAGCCCTTTTGCCGGAGAAGATTTTCAGATGTTCGAACGCGATCTTCCCGGAGAGAATAAATCGGGGCTAAGTTTTCAAAAGGCATCAGATAAATTGCCGCTAGAAACCTGCGAAACCATTTCAAATTCCTGGGGATATAATTTGAGCGATACCTATTACAAATCGAATAAAGAATTGGTTAATATGTTGGTTAAAGCAGCAAGTTTGGGTTCCAATCTTTTACTGAACATCGGTCCGATGCCGAGTGGTAAAATTCAACCGGAGTTTCAGGATCGTTTGGCGGGTTTGGGCAATTGGCTTAAAATTTACGGCGAAAGTATTTACGGGACAAAAGCAGGATTTATTAAGCCACAGGCCTGGGGAAGTATTACGCAAAGCGATAGGAAGGTTTATATTCACATTGTAGATGGGAAAACCAGTACACTTAACTTGGAAAACGTTCCGCTGAAGAAAATTAAAAAAGCGTATTTGTTAAAAGATAATAGTGCGGTAAACTATACTTTTAAAACATCGAAATTAACCATTACTACAACCTTAAATGCTTCAGAACCCGATCAGGTAATTGTTTTGGAGATTGGGTAA
- a CDS encoding GH92 family glycosyl hydrolase, with product MQFKKISSILFLTAFLFSLNATAQQKPKLTRYIDPLIGSAKHGHVFVGANVPFGAVQLGPNNIFEGWDWCSGYNYSSNTITGFAHTHLSGTGIGDLGDISIMPATGKLLLEKGKTADDQGGYLSQFSHQNEVAKAGYYSVLLDKYQIKAELTATERVGFHQYTFKKGAENPHIIIDLIEGIGWDAPVSASFKQLDATTLVGHRNSKGWANDQRLYFVIKLSQPVKNIALYDSTVVKNGATLSGKKLKAAVSFNAINNDKLQIKVALSPISIENAILNLKTELPGWDFVSTVKNAEAKWEKELSKVKIEASTVTKKVFYTALYHTMIAPSLFNDVNKDYLGADKKIYTKASFNNVTTFSLWDTYRAANPLFTILHPDKVSDVVNSMLAIYKQQGKLPVWHLMGNETNTMVGYHAVPVIVDAYLKGYRGFDVNLAYEAIKQSAMQKTDGIEYIQELKYIPADKVNESVGKALEYAIDDYCIAQMAKALNKTADYTYFSKRSKLYSLYFDPSVQFMRGKLANGNWRSPFDPFSSKHREDDYVEGNAWQYTWLVPQDVEGLIGLFGGDKAFINKLDSLFTLPLDLGTNGSPDISGLIGNYAQGNEPNHHITYLYTYAGQPWKTADLIRKIDKDFYSSKPDGLCGNEDVGQMSAWYIFTAMGFYPVNPANGAYVFGTPLINGATISLAGNKKFSIKVIGNSAANKYIQKIVLNGKPYSKSYILHKAIVAGGKMEIYMGNTPSATWGVKPEDRPISGK from the coding sequence ATGCAGTTCAAGAAAATCTCTTCCATTCTATTCTTAACAGCCTTTCTATTCTCTCTTAATGCAACTGCGCAGCAGAAACCCAAACTTACCCGGTATATTGATCCACTTATCGGATCAGCAAAACATGGACATGTTTTTGTAGGTGCCAATGTTCCGTTTGGAGCAGTACAACTTGGGCCAAATAATATTTTTGAGGGCTGGGACTGGTGCAGTGGTTACAATTATAGCAGCAATACCATCACCGGTTTTGCACATACCCATTTAAGCGGTACAGGTATCGGCGATTTGGGCGATATTTCTATTATGCCTGCAACCGGAAAATTGCTCCTGGAAAAAGGTAAAACAGCCGATGATCAGGGTGGTTATCTTTCTCAATTTTCCCATCAAAATGAAGTTGCAAAAGCTGGTTATTATAGTGTATTACTTGATAAATACCAAATTAAAGCTGAGCTAACAGCTACCGAAAGGGTTGGTTTTCATCAGTATACTTTTAAAAAAGGTGCTGAAAATCCTCATATCATCATCGATTTAATTGAGGGCATTGGTTGGGATGCACCTGTATCTGCCTCATTTAAGCAACTGGATGCTACAACCCTGGTAGGGCATCGTAATTCGAAAGGCTGGGCCAACGATCAGCGTTTATATTTTGTAATTAAACTTTCGCAACCAGTTAAAAACATTGCACTTTATGATAGCACCGTGGTTAAAAACGGCGCAACATTATCTGGTAAAAAACTTAAAGCGGCGGTTAGTTTTAATGCCATTAATAATGATAAACTGCAGATTAAAGTGGCCTTATCTCCGATAAGTATCGAAAATGCCATTTTAAATCTCAAAACAGAATTACCGGGCTGGGATTTTGTATCGACCGTTAAAAATGCTGAGGCAAAATGGGAGAAAGAACTGTCGAAGGTTAAAATTGAAGCGTCTACAGTTACTAAAAAGGTTTTTTATACGGCTTTATACCATACCATGATTGCGCCATCTTTATTTAACGATGTAAATAAGGATTATTTGGGAGCCGATAAAAAGATATACACCAAGGCCAGCTTCAATAATGTAACTACTTTTTCACTTTGGGATACTTATCGAGCGGCAAATCCATTGTTCACCATTCTTCATCCAGATAAGGTAAGTGATGTAGTGAATAGCATGTTGGCCATCTATAAACAACAGGGTAAATTACCGGTTTGGCATTTAATGGGTAACGAAACCAATACCATGGTGGGTTATCATGCTGTTCCGGTTATTGTAGATGCCTATTTAAAAGGATACCGTGGCTTCGACGTAAATCTGGCCTACGAAGCGATAAAACAATCGGCTATGCAGAAAACAGATGGCATTGAATACATTCAGGAGCTTAAATACATTCCTGCAGATAAAGTAAACGAATCAGTGGGTAAGGCTTTGGAGTATGCTATTGACGATTATTGCATTGCACAAATGGCGAAGGCACTGAATAAAACAGCCGACTACACTTATTTTAGCAAAAGGTCGAAACTATATAGTTTATATTTCGATCCGAGCGTTCAGTTTATGCGTGGTAAACTTGCCAATGGCAACTGGAGAAGCCCGTTCGATCCTTTTTCATCCAAACACCGTGAAGATGACTATGTAGAAGGGAATGCCTGGCAATATACCTGGCTGGTGCCACAAGATGTAGAAGGATTGATCGGTCTTTTTGGAGGGGATAAAGCTTTTATCAATAAACTCGACTCGCTATTTACCTTACCCTTAGACTTGGGAACCAACGGTTCGCCGGATATTAGTGGATTGATTGGTAATTATGCACAGGGAAATGAGCCTAACCACCATATCACTTATTTATATACTTATGCAGGTCAGCCCTGGAAAACAGCCGATCTGATCCGTAAAATCGACAAAGATTTTTATTCATCTAAGCCTGATGGTTTGTGCGGCAACGAAGATGTAGGGCAAATGAGTGCCTGGTATATTTTTACGGCCATGGGTTTTTATCCGGTAAATCCTGCAAATGGTGCCTATGTTTTCGGTACCCCATTAATTAATGGTGCTACCATTTCACTGGCAGGGAATAAAAAGTTCAGCATCAAGGTGATTGGTAATAGCGCAGCGAACAAATACATTCAGAAAATTGTACTGAACGGGAAGCCCTACAGTAAATCGTATATTCTTCATAAAGCCATTGTAGCTGGTGGAAAGATGGAGATTTATATGGGCAATACACCATCGGCAACCTGGGGTGTAAAACCTGAAGACAGGCCGATATCCGGAAAATAA
- a CDS encoding glycoside hydrolase family 2 TIM barrel-domain containing protein — protein sequence MKKIFLLLLCCSAFIVNAQQRYELNSGWVCTNIMDAQANGSEISKSGFSLNSWMPATVPGTVLTTLLNNKKVPDPFYGMNNEKIPDVYKTGNDYYTYWFVKDFEERATGNEQVWLQFRGINYKAEIYLNGKKVNSKTQVGMHLRAQYNITKLLSANGKNRLAVIVYPPDFPGNPNGGQGGDGTIAKGLTTQYTAGWDWIQPTRDRNTGIWDKVTIEKTKSINIQNPQVITLVPGKRLQEGRQNPATVKVSVEVENPTGQAVSGTLQYQIAGKLIKQSATITANKTTTVKLPDLQLENPKLWWPSGYGAQNLYDLKIEFVAANQVLDQEQLKVGVRQIDNVWNEHTKSMGAFVNGQKIFIKGGNWIISDAMLRFSDARYDAEIRYHKDMNLNLIRIWGGAILERPEFYNACDKYGLLVFQDFWFSGDCNGRWVDPMKKEDQWTRRNYPDDHNLTLTAIEDQIKMIRNHASLAFWCGGNEITPPEDILEPLKNDILPRLDGTRKLFDFSNSDEMSFNSIGGNGDGPYGIQDIKTFWGTRTFPYNSEVGSVGVGDYVSLLRFIPKENLVAPQYKAKPDSIWDYHKYISYEQYLNPYGKPKSAEDFAMKAQLANYDQYRALMEGFSNKMWDWYTGSIIWKTQNPWTAMRGQMYDYYLDPNACLYGLRKGSEPLHVMMNPLDSMVTIVNNGFTTKNNLMVQAKAYDMDGKDYFYSQAFNSVGPSSVRRLFPMNEFLTKLDKNEGVFVSLRILDQKQNILSENLYWLAGKDGEYSGLKNIKQIPLKVEAVDQKNGKVAVTLSNAAGNPVAFFNRVALINSNNNERILPSFYDDNYVSILPGESKTVTVEYTGKQSNLAVEVYGWNVEKQKVNIQ from the coding sequence ATGAAGAAAATATTTCTACTTCTTTTGTGCTGTTCGGCCTTCATTGTAAATGCACAGCAGCGATACGAGCTAAACTCGGGCTGGGTTTGTACAAATATTATGGATGCACAAGCTAATGGTTCAGAAATTTCTAAATCCGGTTTTTCGCTTAATAGCTGGATGCCTGCAACAGTTCCAGGAACGGTTTTAACCACTTTGCTGAACAATAAAAAAGTTCCCGATCCATTTTATGGGATGAATAACGAAAAGATTCCTGATGTGTACAAAACCGGCAACGATTACTATACCTATTGGTTTGTAAAAGATTTTGAAGAACGTGCTACAGGTAACGAACAGGTTTGGCTACAGTTTAGGGGAATAAATTATAAAGCCGAAATTTATTTAAACGGGAAAAAAGTTAATTCAAAAACCCAGGTAGGGATGCATCTTAGGGCGCAATATAACATCACCAAACTGTTATCGGCTAATGGAAAAAACAGATTGGCTGTAATTGTTTATCCGCCAGATTTTCCAGGTAATCCTAACGGTGGCCAGGGTGGCGATGGAACCATTGCCAAAGGTTTAACCACCCAATATACGGCCGGTTGGGACTGGATACAACCTACCCGCGACCGTAACACTGGAATCTGGGATAAGGTAACTATCGAGAAAACCAAAAGCATCAATATCCAGAATCCACAGGTAATTACTTTGGTGCCGGGCAAACGTTTACAAGAAGGCAGACAGAATCCCGCTACCGTTAAAGTTTCAGTAGAAGTAGAAAACCCTACAGGCCAGGCGGTTTCGGGTACTTTGCAATATCAGATTGCCGGAAAGTTGATTAAACAATCAGCCACTATTACAGCCAATAAAACCACCACCGTTAAACTTCCTGATTTACAACTTGAAAACCCTAAATTATGGTGGCCAAGCGGTTATGGGGCACAAAACCTGTATGACCTCAAAATTGAATTTGTAGCTGCCAATCAGGTATTAGATCAGGAGCAGCTTAAAGTTGGTGTGCGTCAGATTGATAACGTCTGGAATGAGCATACTAAAAGTATGGGCGCTTTTGTAAACGGACAAAAAATTTTTATTAAAGGAGGTAACTGGATCATTTCTGATGCGATGTTACGCTTTAGTGATGCCCGCTATGATGCAGAAATCCGCTACCACAAAGATATGAACCTCAACCTGATCAGGATCTGGGGTGGGGCAATACTGGAAAGGCCTGAATTTTACAATGCCTGCGATAAATATGGTTTATTGGTGTTTCAGGATTTCTGGTTCAGTGGCGATTGTAACGGTCGTTGGGTAGACCCAATGAAAAAGGAAGACCAGTGGACACGCAGAAATTATCCGGATGACCACAACCTCACTTTAACTGCTATTGAAGATCAGATCAAAATGATCAGAAACCACGCTTCGCTGGCTTTTTGGTGCGGTGGAAATGAAATTACCCCACCTGAGGATATTTTAGAACCCTTAAAAAACGATATTCTGCCGCGCCTGGATGGAACGAGAAAGCTTTTTGATTTTTCTAATAGCGACGAAATGTCTTTCAACTCAATCGGTGGTAATGGTGATGGTCCGTACGGGATACAGGATATTAAAACTTTTTGGGGTACCAGAACTTTTCCTTACAATTCGGAAGTTGGATCGGTAGGGGTAGGCGATTATGTTTCCTTACTGCGTTTTATCCCGAAAGAAAACCTGGTTGCGCCACAATACAAAGCCAAGCCCGATTCGATATGGGATTATCATAAATACATTTCTTACGAGCAATACCTTAATCCTTACGGCAAGCCAAAAAGTGCCGAAGATTTTGCGATGAAGGCTCAACTGGCTAATTACGATCAATACAGGGCTTTGATGGAAGGATTCTCGAACAAAATGTGGGATTGGTACACCGGTTCCATCATCTGGAAAACCCAAAACCCCTGGACAGCCATGCGCGGACAGATGTACGATTATTACCTTGATCCCAACGCTTGTTTATATGGCTTGAGGAAAGGTAGTGAACCATTGCACGTGATGATGAATCCTTTGGATAGTATGGTTACCATTGTAAACAACGGATTTACCACCAAAAACAACCTGATGGTACAGGCTAAAGCTTACGATATGGACGGGAAAGATTATTTCTATTCTCAGGCATTCAATTCGGTTGGTCCATCTTCGGTGAGGAGACTTTTTCCTATGAATGAGTTTTTAACCAAACTGGATAAAAATGAGGGTGTATTTGTTTCGTTAAGAATTTTAGATCAGAAGCAGAATATTTTAAGTGAAAATCTTTATTGGCTGGCTGGAAAAGACGGCGAATATTCGGGGCTGAAAAACATTAAACAGATACCTTTAAAAGTTGAAGCCGTTGATCAGAAAAACGGAAAAGTGGCCGTAACCTTAAGTAACGCAGCTGGAAATCCTGTTGCGTTTTTTAACCGTGTTGCTTTAATTAACAGCAATAACAACGAGCGGATATTGCCAAGCTTTTATGATGATAATTATGTGAGTATTTTGCCTGGCGAAAGTAAAACGGTGACTGTAGAATATACCGGTAAGCAAAGTAATTTGGCGGTAGAAGTATATGGCTGGAATGTAGAGAAGCAGAAAGTAAACATTCAATAG